A genomic region of Nymphaea colorata isolate Beijing-Zhang1983 chromosome 2, ASM883128v2, whole genome shotgun sequence contains the following coding sequences:
- the LOC116248199 gene encoding disease resistance protein RPV1-like isoform X1, translating into MKRSSLPRYSDQSDYEDDEAAPSPSSPPPVGEDDFQYDVFLSFRGPDTRNGFTGHLHHAMQDKGIHTFIDSQELEKGQKVKELFRYIETSKIFVPIFSKGYADSEWCLKEITKMVECKRLIIPVFFDVEPRDVRGQSGPFEPAFTRYGKNDITNKEEVRKWRNALTEVGEVSGYTLANGCVDEATEIKKIVTRILTEVNNAPLFIGDTHLIGLDSRIAELVEVLELESQNDVKMVGIHGMGGIGKTTLVRAVYNQLFLHFDACSFISDVREAAKQSKLVSLQEQLLRDVLKVENVKVNNKDHGTSMIMHRIKHKKVLLVLDDVDSESQLEALVGSVDQFCHGSRIIITTRDMQVLIEPPTLRVKDVYEIKELDSAQSLQLFSWHAFGKEEPPAEFAKLSKEVAATVAGLPLALKIFGRHFLCQKTNKLGEDMLKKLKKDQHKDIHERLKISFDALEKEEKSIFLDIACFFIGQKRSFATFMWKERYFHPDLTIEVLIHKCLVNINEHTGVFEMHDHIRDMGRKIVEDESPNPENRSRLWQKDDILKVLREKKQGTEKIEAINLSCERDYPTLCVNAKSFAGMSQLKMLQLWNVRLKGKYRDFPRTLRWLRWNSQDLGRLPSKLSLENIVVLDLCWCYNMHQVWRRKRFGSTKVFSQLKVLSLRHCRRLTVCPDFTGMPRIEELNFEGCWALTELHPSIWRLTSLQVLDLRYCFKIIALPSQPSDSKSLKQPLLGRLKVLNLSFCKNLTTCPDFSFVPYIEELDFTRCEKLTELHPSIWNLKRLTRLSLRDCISLEEGFEQVWQLTSLEKLDLSDCNRITSPSRDSRSLNQLLGKLKILHLSYCGNLTLCPNFTGMAHLEKLDVEGCWNLKELDPSIGHLKRLTHLSLEGCISLKELPVEVWQLTSLEELKLTCCSQNIALPSQLKRPMLGKLKALYLFDCPNLTISPNFTSMPHLKKLHFEGCVKLIRLCPSIGHLRSLTHLSLKKCESLKELPKEVWQLTSLEELDLSMCYGISALPSQSKQPMLGKLKVMRLSSCKNLTICPDLTCMPHVEKLDFRHCEKLTELHPSIGHLKSLHHLNLGGCGSLNELPKDAWQSTSLEHLDLRYCCKVATLPSQLGNSGRLKQLLLDGTVITALPESMRQLEQLKHLSLNNCYLLKEIPEWILSCISLEKLEAAKCLRLASLPNALGNLKSLRYLSLSGTAIEELPSSIHSLTQLTHLSIVGCKRLKFLPQLPRSIRSVYAADCCEMEEIADVSEAINLWVLDLTGCQKLVDVPGVEQLRGLRKLKLGGCRSLSDSFKRRVQEADFPSLVEELTIPGSMEESSDARSHSSSWHMGSLSWAGSPPWGGGSKSMLGRKLYFWN; encoded by the exons ATGAAAAGATCAAGCTTACCCCGATATTCCGACCAGTCGGATTATGAGGATGATGAAGCTGCACCTTCTCCATCGTCTCCACCACCAGTGGGGGAAGATGATTTTCAGTATGATGTGTTTCTCAGCTTCAGGGGACCAGACACTCGCAACGGCTTCACCGGCCATCTCCATCATGCAATGCAAGACAAGGGCATCCACACTTTCATCGATAGCCAAGAGTTGGAGAAGGGACAGAAGGTGAAGGAACTATTTAGGTACATAGAgacatccaaaatatttgtGCCCATCTTCTCCAAAGGTTATGCCGATTCAGAGTGGTGTTTGAAAGAAATAACCAAGATGGTGGAGTGCAAGAGGCTCATCATACCAGTCTTCTTTGATGTGGAACCAAGAGACGTTCGTGGTCAATCTGGCCCTTTTGAACCAGCATTCACAAGATATGGTAAAAATGATATAACAAACAAGGAGGAGGTGAGGAAATGGAGAAATGCTTTGACAGAAGTAGGGGAAGTCTCAGGGTATACCTTGGCAAATGGTTGTGT AGACGAGGCAactgagataaaaaaaattgtgacgAGGATTTTGACTGAAGTGAACAACGCCCCTCTATTTATTGGAGATACACATCTAATAGGTCTAGATTCTCGAATTGCAGAGTTGGTGGAGGTGCTGGAGCTTGAATCTCAGAATGATGTCAAAATGGTTGGGATCCATGGAATGGGTGGGATCGGCAAGACGACTCTTGTCAGGGCTGTCTATAACCAACTCTTTCTGCATTTTGATGCTTGTAGCTTCATTTCAGACGTTAGAGAAGCAGCAAAACAGTCCAAACTGGTTTCCCTCCAAGAACAGCTGCTTCGTGATGTTCTCAAGGTTGAAAATGTGAAAGTAAATAACAAAGATCATGGAACCAGCATGATCATGCATCGAATTAAGCATAAGAAGGTTCTGCTAGTTCTTGACGACGTTGATAGCGAATCACAGCTCGAAGCATTGGTCGGCAGCGTGGATCAGTTTTGTCATGGGTCAAGAATCATCATTACTACTAGAGATATGCAGGTGTTGATTGAGCCACCAACACTAAGAGTGAAAGATGTGTACGAGATTAAGGAGCTCGATTCTGCTCAATCGCTTCAGCTTTTCAGTTGGCATGCATTTGGGAAAGAGGAGCCACCGGCTGAATTTGCAAAGTTATCAAAGGAAGTTGCAGCTACTGTTGCTGGGCTGCCACTAGCCCTCAAAATATTTGGTAGACATTTCTTGTGCCAGAAAACAAACAAACTGGGAGAAGACATGctgaaaaagttgaagaaagatCAACACAAAGATATTCATGAGAGGTTGAAGATAAGTTTTGATGCccttgaaaaagaagaaaaaagtatatttttggaCATAGCATGCTTCTTTATCGGTCAAAAAAGAAGTTTTGCTACTTTCATGTGGAAAGAACGCTATTTCCACCCAGACCTAACAATCGAGGTCTTAATTCACAAGTGTCTGGTCAATATAAATGAACATACAGGAGTGTTTGAAATGCATGACCATATTCGAGACATGGGAAGAAAAATTGTGGAAGATGAAAGCCCAAATCCAGAAAACCGTAGCAGGTTGTGGCAAAAAGATGACATACTAAAAGTACTGCGAGAAAAGAAG CAGGGAACAGAAAAAATTGAAGCCATCAATCTCTCTTGTGAACGGGATTATCCAACACTATGCGTGAACGCAAAGTCTTTTGCTGGAATGTCTCAGCTTAAAATGCTTCAGCTGTGGAACGTGAGATTGAAAGGTAAATATAGAGATTTTCCTCGGACGCTCAGATGGTTGCGTTGGAATTCACAGGACTTGGGTAGGCTTCCTAGCAAGCTTTCTCTTGAGAATATTGTGGTTCTCGACTTATGTTGGTGTTATAATATGCATCAAGTATGGCGCCGCAAAAGATTTGGATCCACCAAG GTGTTTAGCCAATTAAAAGTACTAAGTCTCAGACATTGTAGAAGGCTCACCGTCTGTCCAGATTTTACGGGCATGCCACGTATTGAGGAATTGAACTTTGAAGGTTGTTGGGCCTTGACTGAACTTCATCCATCCATTTGGCGATTGACCTCACTCCAAGTGCTTGACCTCAgatattgttttaaaattatagCTTTGCCATCACAACCGAGTGATTCTAAGTCATTGAAGCAGCCCTTGCTTGGCCGATTAAAAGTCttaaatctctctttttgtaAGAACCTTACCACCTGTCCAGATTTTTCGTTCGTGCCATATATAGAGGAATTGGATTTTACAAGGTGTGAGAAGTTGACTGAACTTCATCCATCTATTTGGAATCTCAAACGCCTAACTCGCTTGTCTTTGAGGGATTGTATATCACTCGAAGAAGGGTTTGAACAAGTTTGGCAGCTGACGTCGCTCGAAAAACTTGACCTCAGTGATTGCAATAGGATTACATCACCGTCGAGGGATTCCAGGTCATTAAATCAGCTCCTGGGCAAACTGAAAATCCTACATCTTAGTTATTGTGGGAACCTCACCCTCTGTCCAAATTTTACGGGGATGGCTCATCTCGAGAAATTGGATGTTGAAGGTTGCTGGAACTTGAAGGAACTCGATCCATCCATTGGGCATCTGAAGAGACTGACTCACTTGTCTTTGGAGGGATGCATCTCACTGAAGGAACTGCCTGTAGAGGTTTGGCAGTTGACATCGCTTGAAGAGCTTAAGCTCACTTGTTGCTCCCAAAATATAGCTTTGCCATCACAGTTGAAGCGTCCCATGCTTGGCAAACTAAAAGCCCTATATCtctttgattgtccaaacctcaCCATATCTCCAAACTTTACAAGCATGCCACATCTAAAGAAGTTGCATTTTGAAGGTTGTGTTAAGTTGATTCGACTTTGTCCATCTATTGGTCATCTCAGGAGCTTGACTCACCTGTCTTTGAAGAAATGCGAATCACTAAAGGAACTGCCTAAAGAAGTTTGGCAGTTGACATCGCTTGAGGAGCTTGACCTCAGTATGTGCTATGGAATTTCAGCTTTGCCATCACAGTCGAAGCAGCCCATGCTTGGCAAATTAAAAGTCATGAGACTTTCTTCCTGCAAGAACCTTACAATCTGTCCAGATTTGACCTGCATGCCACATGTAgagaaattggattttagacATTGCGAGAAGTTGACTGAACTTCATCCATCTATTGGGCATCTCAAGAGCTTGCATCATTTGAATTTGGGAGGGTGTGGATCACTAAACGAACTGCCTAAGGACGCTTGGCAATCGACCTCACTCGAACATCTTGACCTCCGTTATTGTTGTAAAGTTGCGACTTTGCCGTCACAATTGGGAAACTCAGGGCGACTGAAGCAGCTCTTGCTTGATGGCACCGTCATAACAGCTTTGCCTGAATCCATGAGACAGTTGGAACAACTGAAGCATTTGTCTCTAAACAATTgttacttgttgaaagaaatacCTGAATGGATTCTTTCATGTATCAGTCTTGAAAAACTAGAAGCTGCAAAATGTTTACGTCTTGCATCTTTGCCCAACGCACTTGGCAACCTGAAGAGTTTGCGCTATCTTAGTTTGAGTGGGACAGCTATTGAAGAATTACCGAGCTCCATTCACTCACTAACGcaacttacccatctatcaattGTTGGTTGCAAACGGCTTAAGTTCTTGCCTCAGTTACCCCGTTCTATCCGCAGCGTTTATGCAGCAGATTGCTGTGAAATGGAAGAGATAGCAGATGTTTCAGAGGCAATTAATTTATGGGTTTTGGACCTAACCGGCTGCCAAAAGCTTGTGGATGTTCCCGGTGTTGAGCAGTTGAGAGGTTTAAGGAAGCTGAAGCTTGGAGGATGTAGAAGCCTTTCCGACTCTTTCAAAAGAAGAGTACAG GAGGCAGACTTTCCAAGTTTGGTGGAGGAGTTGACCATCCCTGGCAGCATGGAAGAATCATCAGATGCACGATCTCACTCAAGTAGTTGGCATATGGGAAGCTTGAGTTGGGCTGGATCCCCTCCATGGGGAGGAGGATCCAAATCCATGTTAGGAAGAAAACTTTACTTTTGGAATTAA
- the LOC116248199 gene encoding disease resistance protein RPV1-like isoform X2, which translates to MKRSSLPRYSDQSDYEDDEAAPSPSSPPPVGEDDFQYDVFLSFRGPDTRNGFTGHLHHAMQDKGIHTFIDSQELEKGQKVKELFRYIETSKIFVPIFSKGYADSEWCLKEITKMVECKRLIIPVFFDVEPRDVRGQSGPFEPAFTRYGKNDITNKEEVRKWRNALTEVGEVSGYTLANGCVDEATEIKKIVTRILTEVNNAPLFIGDTHLIGLDSRIAELVEVLELESQNDVKMVGIHGMGGIGKTTLVRAVYNQLFLHFDACSFISDVREAAKQSKLVSLQEQLLRDVLKVENVKVNNKDHGTSMIMHRIKHKKVLLVLDDVDSESQLEALVGSVDQFCHGSRIIITTRDMQVLIEPPTLRVKDVYEIKELDSAQSLQLFSWHAFGKEEPPAEFAKLSKEVAATVAGLPLALKIFGRHFLCQKTNKLGEDMLKKLKKDQHKDIHERLKISFDALEKEEKSIFLDIACFFIGQKRSFATFMWKERYFHPDLTIEVLIHKCLVNINEHTGVFEMHDHIRDMGRKIVEDESPNPENRSRLWQKDDILKVLREKKGTEKIEAINLSCERDYPTLCVNAKSFAGMSQLKMLQLWNVRLKGKYRDFPRTLRWLRWNSQDLGRLPSKLSLENIVVLDLCWCYNMHQVWRRKRFGSTKVFSQLKVLSLRHCRRLTVCPDFTGMPRIEELNFEGCWALTELHPSIWRLTSLQVLDLRYCFKIIALPSQPSDSKSLKQPLLGRLKVLNLSFCKNLTTCPDFSFVPYIEELDFTRCEKLTELHPSIWNLKRLTRLSLRDCISLEEGFEQVWQLTSLEKLDLSDCNRITSPSRDSRSLNQLLGKLKILHLSYCGNLTLCPNFTGMAHLEKLDVEGCWNLKELDPSIGHLKRLTHLSLEGCISLKELPVEVWQLTSLEELKLTCCSQNIALPSQLKRPMLGKLKALYLFDCPNLTISPNFTSMPHLKKLHFEGCVKLIRLCPSIGHLRSLTHLSLKKCESLKELPKEVWQLTSLEELDLSMCYGISALPSQSKQPMLGKLKVMRLSSCKNLTICPDLTCMPHVEKLDFRHCEKLTELHPSIGHLKSLHHLNLGGCGSLNELPKDAWQSTSLEHLDLRYCCKVATLPSQLGNSGRLKQLLLDGTVITALPESMRQLEQLKHLSLNNCYLLKEIPEWILSCISLEKLEAAKCLRLASLPNALGNLKSLRYLSLSGTAIEELPSSIHSLTQLTHLSIVGCKRLKFLPQLPRSIRSVYAADCCEMEEIADVSEAINLWVLDLTGCQKLVDVPGVEQLRGLRKLKLGGCRSLSDSFKRRVQEADFPSLVEELTIPGSMEESSDARSHSSSWHMGSLSWAGSPPWGGGSKSMLGRKLYFWN; encoded by the exons ATGAAAAGATCAAGCTTACCCCGATATTCCGACCAGTCGGATTATGAGGATGATGAAGCTGCACCTTCTCCATCGTCTCCACCACCAGTGGGGGAAGATGATTTTCAGTATGATGTGTTTCTCAGCTTCAGGGGACCAGACACTCGCAACGGCTTCACCGGCCATCTCCATCATGCAATGCAAGACAAGGGCATCCACACTTTCATCGATAGCCAAGAGTTGGAGAAGGGACAGAAGGTGAAGGAACTATTTAGGTACATAGAgacatccaaaatatttgtGCCCATCTTCTCCAAAGGTTATGCCGATTCAGAGTGGTGTTTGAAAGAAATAACCAAGATGGTGGAGTGCAAGAGGCTCATCATACCAGTCTTCTTTGATGTGGAACCAAGAGACGTTCGTGGTCAATCTGGCCCTTTTGAACCAGCATTCACAAGATATGGTAAAAATGATATAACAAACAAGGAGGAGGTGAGGAAATGGAGAAATGCTTTGACAGAAGTAGGGGAAGTCTCAGGGTATACCTTGGCAAATGGTTGTGT AGACGAGGCAactgagataaaaaaaattgtgacgAGGATTTTGACTGAAGTGAACAACGCCCCTCTATTTATTGGAGATACACATCTAATAGGTCTAGATTCTCGAATTGCAGAGTTGGTGGAGGTGCTGGAGCTTGAATCTCAGAATGATGTCAAAATGGTTGGGATCCATGGAATGGGTGGGATCGGCAAGACGACTCTTGTCAGGGCTGTCTATAACCAACTCTTTCTGCATTTTGATGCTTGTAGCTTCATTTCAGACGTTAGAGAAGCAGCAAAACAGTCCAAACTGGTTTCCCTCCAAGAACAGCTGCTTCGTGATGTTCTCAAGGTTGAAAATGTGAAAGTAAATAACAAAGATCATGGAACCAGCATGATCATGCATCGAATTAAGCATAAGAAGGTTCTGCTAGTTCTTGACGACGTTGATAGCGAATCACAGCTCGAAGCATTGGTCGGCAGCGTGGATCAGTTTTGTCATGGGTCAAGAATCATCATTACTACTAGAGATATGCAGGTGTTGATTGAGCCACCAACACTAAGAGTGAAAGATGTGTACGAGATTAAGGAGCTCGATTCTGCTCAATCGCTTCAGCTTTTCAGTTGGCATGCATTTGGGAAAGAGGAGCCACCGGCTGAATTTGCAAAGTTATCAAAGGAAGTTGCAGCTACTGTTGCTGGGCTGCCACTAGCCCTCAAAATATTTGGTAGACATTTCTTGTGCCAGAAAACAAACAAACTGGGAGAAGACATGctgaaaaagttgaagaaagatCAACACAAAGATATTCATGAGAGGTTGAAGATAAGTTTTGATGCccttgaaaaagaagaaaaaagtatatttttggaCATAGCATGCTTCTTTATCGGTCAAAAAAGAAGTTTTGCTACTTTCATGTGGAAAGAACGCTATTTCCACCCAGACCTAACAATCGAGGTCTTAATTCACAAGTGTCTGGTCAATATAAATGAACATACAGGAGTGTTTGAAATGCATGACCATATTCGAGACATGGGAAGAAAAATTGTGGAAGATGAAAGCCCAAATCCAGAAAACCGTAGCAGGTTGTGGCAAAAAGATGACATACTAAAAGTACTGCGAGAAAAGAAG GGAACAGAAAAAATTGAAGCCATCAATCTCTCTTGTGAACGGGATTATCCAACACTATGCGTGAACGCAAAGTCTTTTGCTGGAATGTCTCAGCTTAAAATGCTTCAGCTGTGGAACGTGAGATTGAAAGGTAAATATAGAGATTTTCCTCGGACGCTCAGATGGTTGCGTTGGAATTCACAGGACTTGGGTAGGCTTCCTAGCAAGCTTTCTCTTGAGAATATTGTGGTTCTCGACTTATGTTGGTGTTATAATATGCATCAAGTATGGCGCCGCAAAAGATTTGGATCCACCAAG GTGTTTAGCCAATTAAAAGTACTAAGTCTCAGACATTGTAGAAGGCTCACCGTCTGTCCAGATTTTACGGGCATGCCACGTATTGAGGAATTGAACTTTGAAGGTTGTTGGGCCTTGACTGAACTTCATCCATCCATTTGGCGATTGACCTCACTCCAAGTGCTTGACCTCAgatattgttttaaaattatagCTTTGCCATCACAACCGAGTGATTCTAAGTCATTGAAGCAGCCCTTGCTTGGCCGATTAAAAGTCttaaatctctctttttgtaAGAACCTTACCACCTGTCCAGATTTTTCGTTCGTGCCATATATAGAGGAATTGGATTTTACAAGGTGTGAGAAGTTGACTGAACTTCATCCATCTATTTGGAATCTCAAACGCCTAACTCGCTTGTCTTTGAGGGATTGTATATCACTCGAAGAAGGGTTTGAACAAGTTTGGCAGCTGACGTCGCTCGAAAAACTTGACCTCAGTGATTGCAATAGGATTACATCACCGTCGAGGGATTCCAGGTCATTAAATCAGCTCCTGGGCAAACTGAAAATCCTACATCTTAGTTATTGTGGGAACCTCACCCTCTGTCCAAATTTTACGGGGATGGCTCATCTCGAGAAATTGGATGTTGAAGGTTGCTGGAACTTGAAGGAACTCGATCCATCCATTGGGCATCTGAAGAGACTGACTCACTTGTCTTTGGAGGGATGCATCTCACTGAAGGAACTGCCTGTAGAGGTTTGGCAGTTGACATCGCTTGAAGAGCTTAAGCTCACTTGTTGCTCCCAAAATATAGCTTTGCCATCACAGTTGAAGCGTCCCATGCTTGGCAAACTAAAAGCCCTATATCtctttgattgtccaaacctcaCCATATCTCCAAACTTTACAAGCATGCCACATCTAAAGAAGTTGCATTTTGAAGGTTGTGTTAAGTTGATTCGACTTTGTCCATCTATTGGTCATCTCAGGAGCTTGACTCACCTGTCTTTGAAGAAATGCGAATCACTAAAGGAACTGCCTAAAGAAGTTTGGCAGTTGACATCGCTTGAGGAGCTTGACCTCAGTATGTGCTATGGAATTTCAGCTTTGCCATCACAGTCGAAGCAGCCCATGCTTGGCAAATTAAAAGTCATGAGACTTTCTTCCTGCAAGAACCTTACAATCTGTCCAGATTTGACCTGCATGCCACATGTAgagaaattggattttagacATTGCGAGAAGTTGACTGAACTTCATCCATCTATTGGGCATCTCAAGAGCTTGCATCATTTGAATTTGGGAGGGTGTGGATCACTAAACGAACTGCCTAAGGACGCTTGGCAATCGACCTCACTCGAACATCTTGACCTCCGTTATTGTTGTAAAGTTGCGACTTTGCCGTCACAATTGGGAAACTCAGGGCGACTGAAGCAGCTCTTGCTTGATGGCACCGTCATAACAGCTTTGCCTGAATCCATGAGACAGTTGGAACAACTGAAGCATTTGTCTCTAAACAATTgttacttgttgaaagaaatacCTGAATGGATTCTTTCATGTATCAGTCTTGAAAAACTAGAAGCTGCAAAATGTTTACGTCTTGCATCTTTGCCCAACGCACTTGGCAACCTGAAGAGTTTGCGCTATCTTAGTTTGAGTGGGACAGCTATTGAAGAATTACCGAGCTCCATTCACTCACTAACGcaacttacccatctatcaattGTTGGTTGCAAACGGCTTAAGTTCTTGCCTCAGTTACCCCGTTCTATCCGCAGCGTTTATGCAGCAGATTGCTGTGAAATGGAAGAGATAGCAGATGTTTCAGAGGCAATTAATTTATGGGTTTTGGACCTAACCGGCTGCCAAAAGCTTGTGGATGTTCCCGGTGTTGAGCAGTTGAGAGGTTTAAGGAAGCTGAAGCTTGGAGGATGTAGAAGCCTTTCCGACTCTTTCAAAAGAAGAGTACAG GAGGCAGACTTTCCAAGTTTGGTGGAGGAGTTGACCATCCCTGGCAGCATGGAAGAATCATCAGATGCACGATCTCACTCAAGTAGTTGGCATATGGGAAGCTTGAGTTGGGCTGGATCCCCTCCATGGGGAGGAGGATCCAAATCCATGTTAGGAAGAAAACTTTACTTTTGGAATTAA